In Acidimicrobiia bacterium, the following are encoded in one genomic region:
- a CDS encoding acyl-CoA carboxylase subunit beta, whose protein sequence is MAAEEDEVRGEAAPGAAVAPVPHPIEERLGLLATLREQALHAGSEAAVERQHARGKLTARERLGRLLDPGSFVELDMLARHRAHGFGIENSRPLTDGVVTGWGTIDGRKVFVFAQDFTVFGGALGEVFAEKIHKVMDLAESVGCPVIGLNDGAGARIQEGVVSLAAYGGIFFRNVKASGVIPQISVILGPCAGGAVYSPAMTDFVFMVKGTSHMFITGPDVVKTVTGEDVTQEELGGAMTHASKSGIATFVADDEESCLEQVRYLLSFLPQNNLEDPPYFEPSDDPDRRCDGIVELIPDAPNKPYDIKAVIGAVVDDGDFFEVHPLWAMNIVCGFARIDGHVVGVVGNQPQVLAGTLDIDASEKAARFVRTCDAFNVPLVTFVDVPGFLPGTDQEYGGIIRHGAKLLYAYCESTVPRVQIVTRKAYGGAYVVMNSKSIGADLAFAWPSAEVAVMGPQGAVNIIFRKEIETASDAEARRAELIEEYSERFANPYIAAERGYVDDVIDPRETRRVLVRSLEMLRTKREQLPQRKHGNVPL, encoded by the coding sequence ATGGCCGCCGAAGAGGACGAAGTCCGCGGCGAGGCCGCGCCGGGCGCGGCCGTTGCGCCGGTGCCGCACCCGATCGAGGAGCGCCTCGGCCTGCTGGCGACGCTGCGCGAGCAGGCCCTGCACGCCGGCAGCGAGGCGGCGGTGGAGCGTCAGCACGCCCGCGGCAAGCTCACGGCCCGGGAGCGGCTCGGGCGGCTGCTGGACCCGGGCTCCTTCGTCGAGCTCGACATGCTGGCGCGCCACCGGGCCCACGGCTTCGGGATCGAGAACAGCCGTCCGCTGACCGACGGGGTCGTCACCGGCTGGGGGACGATCGACGGTCGCAAGGTGTTCGTCTTCGCCCAGGACTTCACCGTCTTCGGCGGCGCCCTCGGCGAGGTTTTCGCCGAGAAGATCCACAAGGTCATGGACCTCGCCGAATCCGTCGGCTGTCCCGTCATCGGGCTCAACGACGGGGCCGGCGCCCGCATCCAGGAGGGCGTCGTGTCGCTCGCCGCCTACGGCGGCATCTTCTTCCGGAACGTCAAGGCGTCCGGGGTGATCCCCCAGATCAGCGTCATCCTCGGGCCCTGCGCCGGCGGCGCCGTGTACTCCCCGGCCATGACCGACTTCGTGTTCATGGTCAAGGGCACCTCGCACATGTTCATCACCGGCCCGGACGTCGTGAAGACCGTGACCGGGGAGGACGTCACCCAGGAGGAGCTCGGCGGCGCGATGACCCACGCCTCGAAGTCGGGCATCGCGACGTTCGTGGCCGACGACGAGGAGTCCTGCCTGGAGCAGGTCCGGTACCTGCTGTCGTTCCTGCCGCAGAACAACCTCGAGGACCCGCCCTACTTCGAGCCCTCCGACGACCCCGACCGGCGCTGCGACGGGATCGTCGAGCTCATCCCCGACGCGCCGAACAAGCCGTACGACATCAAGGCGGTGATCGGCGCGGTCGTCGACGACGGCGACTTCTTCGAGGTCCACCCGCTATGGGCCATGAACATCGTGTGCGGCTTCGCCCGCATCGACGGCCACGTCGTCGGCGTCGTCGGCAACCAGCCGCAGGTCCTGGCGGGCACGCTCGACATCGACGCCTCCGAGAAGGCGGCCCGGTTCGTGCGGACCTGCGACGCGTTCAACGTTCCGCTCGTGACGTTCGTCGACGTCCCCGGCTTCCTGCCCGGGACCGACCAGGAGTACGGGGGGATCATCCGCCACGGCGCCAAGCTGCTGTACGCCTACTGCGAGTCGACCGTGCCCCGGGTCCAGATCGTGACCCGGAAGGCGTATGGCGGCGCGTACGTGGTCATGAACTCGAAGTCGATCGGTGCCGACCTCGCGTTCGCGTGGCCGTCGGCGGAGGTCGCCGTGATGGGCCCGCAAGGCGCGGTCAACATCATCTTCCGCAAGGAGATCGAGACCGCCAGCGACGCCGAGGCCCGCCGCGCCGAGCTGATCGAGGAGTACAGCGAGCGCTTCGCGAACCCGTACATCGCGGCCGAGCGCGGCTACGTGGACGACGTGATCGACCCTCGCGAGACCCGCCGCGTGCTCGTGCGGTCCCTCGAGATGCTGCGGACCAAGCGCGAGCAGCTCCCTCAGCGCAAGCACGGCAACGTGCCGCTCTAG
- the ccrA gene encoding crotonyl-CoA carboxylase/reductase, with amino-acid sequence MSAIDAIRTAILEGAPGDELGALALPESFRAAVVRADEQDMFGGIPSEEKDPRKSVHVDDVPLPELAPDEAYVAVMASSINFNTVWTAIFEPLPTFQFLARLGKESVWGARHDQAFHVLGSDAAGVVVRVGSAVRRWRPGDAVTVHCNYVDDQDPSSHDDAMLATNQRIWGFESNYGGLAELSLVRANQLMPKPAHLTWEEAAVNALCNSTSYRMIVSPHGAQMTQGQTVLVWGATGGIGAYACQYVLNGGGNPVGVVSSPDKVALLRELGVHAVIDRRAEDYRFWRDEHTQDPGEWRRLGKKIRELAGTDPDIVFEHPGRQTMGASVFVAKRGGVIVTCAATSGYTIEYDNRYLWMNLKTIKGSHFANYREAWAANQLVCDGKIHPTLSRVFSLGETGAAAYEVHHNLHEGKLGVLVLAPEEGLGVTDPERRAELLPQITLFRRHGA; translated from the coding sequence ATGAGCGCGATCGACGCCATCCGCACGGCGATCCTGGAGGGGGCGCCGGGCGACGAGCTCGGGGCGCTGGCGCTGCCGGAGAGCTTCCGCGCCGCCGTCGTGCGGGCCGACGAGCAGGACATGTTCGGCGGCATCCCGTCGGAGGAGAAAGATCCGCGCAAGTCGGTCCACGTCGACGACGTCCCGCTCCCGGAGCTGGCGCCGGACGAGGCCTACGTCGCCGTGATGGCGTCGTCCATCAACTTCAACACCGTGTGGACGGCCATCTTCGAGCCGCTGCCGACGTTCCAGTTCCTGGCTCGACTCGGCAAGGAGAGCGTCTGGGGCGCGCGCCACGACCAGGCCTTCCACGTCCTCGGGAGCGATGCCGCGGGCGTGGTGGTCCGGGTGGGTTCGGCCGTGCGCCGCTGGCGTCCCGGCGACGCCGTGACCGTGCACTGCAACTACGTGGACGACCAGGACCCGTCCTCCCACGACGACGCCATGCTGGCGACGAATCAGCGGATCTGGGGCTTCGAGTCCAACTACGGGGGCCTCGCCGAGCTGTCGCTCGTCCGGGCCAACCAGCTCATGCCGAAGCCGGCCCACCTCACCTGGGAGGAGGCCGCGGTCAACGCCCTCTGCAACTCGACGAGCTACCGGATGATCGTGAGCCCCCACGGGGCCCAGATGACCCAGGGCCAGACCGTCCTCGTGTGGGGGGCGACCGGCGGGATCGGCGCCTACGCGTGCCAGTACGTGCTGAACGGCGGCGGGAACCCGGTCGGCGTGGTCTCCTCGCCGGACAAGGTGGCGTTGCTCCGCGAGCTCGGCGTGCACGCGGTCATCGACCGCAGGGCCGAGGACTACCGGTTCTGGCGCGACGAGCACACTCAGGACCCGGGCGAGTGGCGCCGGCTCGGCAAGAAGATCCGCGAGCTCGCCGGCACCGACCCCGACATCGTCTTCGAGCACCCCGGCCGGCAGACGATGGGGGCCTCGGTGTTCGTCGCCAAGCGCGGCGGCGTCATCGTCACGTGCGCGGCGACGAGCGGCTACACGATCGAGTACGACAATCGCTATCTCTGGATGAACCTGAAGACCATCAAGGGCTCGCACTTCGCGAACTACCGCGAGGCGTGGGCCGCCAACCAGCTCGTGTGCGACGGCAAGATCCACCCCACGCTGTCACGCGTGTTCAGCCTCGGCGAGACCGGCGCCGCCGCCTACGAGGTCCACCACAACCTCCACGAGGGAAAGCTCGGTGTGCTCGTGCTCGCTCCCGAGGAGGGCCTCGGTGTCACCGACCCGGAACGGCGCGCGGAGCTCCTACCCCAGATCACGCTGTTCCGTCGCCACGGCGCCTGA
- a CDS encoding Hsp20/alpha crystallin family protein → MWYDPFREFDRYTRSPWMPMDAVRRGDQVELRFDLPGVAPDTIDVDVERNVLTVRAERHWAPEDGDHVFARERTQGTFSRQVLLGDALDPERLEAHYDHGVLTVRVPVAEQAKPRKVQIHVGSPQAQPEAIEVGATN, encoded by the coding sequence GTGTGGTACGACCCCTTCCGGGAGTTTGATCGCTACACCCGCAGCCCCTGGATGCCCATGGACGCCGTGCGTCGGGGTGACCAGGTCGAGCTGCGGTTCGACCTGCCGGGCGTGGCGCCCGACACGATCGACGTCGACGTCGAGCGCAACGTGCTGACGGTACGAGCCGAGCGGCACTGGGCACCTGAGGACGGCGACCACGTCTTCGCCCGCGAGCGGACCCAGGGCACGTTCAGCCGCCAGGTCCTCCTCGGCGACGCCCTCGACCCGGAGCGTCTCGAGGCTCACTACGACCACGGCGTCCTGACCGTGCGGGTACCCGTGGCCGAGCAGGCCAAGCCCCGCAAGGTCCAGATCCACGTCGGGTCGCCCCAGGCCCAGCCTGAGGCGATCGAGGTGGGCGCCACGAACTGA
- a CDS encoding phosphatase PAP2 family protein, producing the protein MCLVGLAALYLLAVRTGLGQHLDDDALLGRSLNPRVQHAASRLLRSIDVSSLALVGGAIVLLAVARARLRLAAAAAVLIVGGVGSAEGLKHVLSRPELTGPDRLPIPSYPSGHTTVAASLALGLVLVLPARWRPPAAIAGAVYASAVGVATVTAGWHRPSDVVGGFLITVAWAGAVGAALVARARSAAATPVDRRAARRSRYAVALLALAAALLGALGVAVARTVESLSDRNLQTLPVGAAYVGSVAFIAAAGAALFALFLAALGGAVLDRGPPAASARTSAGLPQKLTTRH; encoded by the coding sequence GTGTGCCTGGTCGGGCTGGCCGCGCTGTACCTGCTGGCGGTGCGGACCGGGCTCGGCCAGCACCTCGACGACGACGCCCTCCTCGGGCGCTCGCTGAACCCGCGGGTGCAGCACGCCGCGAGCCGACTGCTGCGCAGCATCGACGTGTCGTCGCTCGCGCTCGTCGGCGGGGCCATCGTCCTCCTGGCCGTGGCCCGGGCGCGGCTCCGCCTGGCCGCGGCCGCCGCCGTCCTCATCGTCGGTGGCGTCGGCAGCGCCGAGGGCCTGAAGCACGTGCTGTCGCGGCCCGAGCTCACCGGCCCCGACCGCCTGCCGATCCCGAGCTACCCGAGCGGCCACACGACCGTGGCGGCGTCCCTGGCGCTGGGGCTCGTGCTGGTGCTCCCGGCCCGCTGGCGGCCGCCGGCGGCCATCGCCGGCGCCGTCTACGCCAGCGCGGTCGGGGTGGCGACGGTCACCGCCGGCTGGCACCGACCCAGCGACGTGGTCGGGGGGTTCCTCATCACCGTGGCCTGGGCGGGCGCCGTCGGCGCCGCCCTCGTGGCCCGAGCCCGGAGCGCCGCCGCGACGCCCGTCGACCGCCGCGCCGCCCGACGAAGCCGCTACGCGGTGGCGCTGCTGGCGCTGGCGGCCGCCCTCCTCGGCGCTCTCGGCGTGGCCGTCGCCCGCACGGTGGAGTCCCTCTCCGACCGCAACCTCCAGACCCTGCCGGTCGGGGCGGCCTACGTCGGCTCGGTCGCGTTCATCGCCGCGGCGGGCGCGGCGCTGTTCGCGCTCTTCCTCGCCGCCCTGGGTGGCGCCGTCCTCGACCGGGGGCCGCCGGCGGCCTCGGCCCGGACGAGCGCCGGTCTGCCGCAGAAGTTGACAACGCGACACTGA
- the mce gene encoding methylmalonyl-CoA epimerase yields the protein MLTEIDHVAIAVHDLEAAIAYYRDTFDAEVTHREVVERDGVEEALLRVAGSYIQLLTPVRDDSPVAKSLATRGEGLHHVGYRVADCAAALARVKAEGHRVIDEVPRPGSRGTTVAFLHPKSAFGTLIELVEE from the coding sequence GTGCTCACGGAGATCGATCACGTCGCGATCGCGGTGCACGACCTCGAGGCCGCGATCGCGTACTACCGCGACACCTTCGACGCCGAGGTCACCCACCGAGAGGTCGTGGAGCGCGACGGCGTCGAGGAGGCGCTCCTCCGGGTGGCGGGTTCCTACATCCAGCTCTTGACGCCGGTGCGCGACGACTCGCCGGTCGCGAAGTCGCTCGCCACCCGGGGCGAGGGGCTGCACCACGTTGGGTACCGGGTCGCCGACTGCGCCGCCGCGCTCGCCCGGGTGAAAGCCGAGGGCCACCGGGTCATCGACGAGGTGCCGCGCCCCGGGAGTCGCGGGACGACCGTCGCCTTCCTGCACCCGAAGTCGGCGTTCGGGACGCTCATCGAGCTGGTGGAGGAGTAG